A window of the Hevea brasiliensis isolate MT/VB/25A 57/8 chromosome 6, ASM3005281v1, whole genome shotgun sequence genome harbors these coding sequences:
- the LOC110663113 gene encoding uncharacterized protein LOC110663113, which produces MFPFKSRQPQMLDSMYSMIALVFILVACVELCDAATVVDVYRLIQYDISGVPFGSRLATLNHHAGSLHFTPGADLSRTVVIIPIRELNITFVKEYITQRKPLGGLLFLLPQIFDFEDRGATVSEDQVHEKGLMKTVLAELEKLLIHANIPYPVYFAFENDDIDTVLSDIKRNDATGQPATATTGGYKFVVSAPEPKRIASPTITNIQGWLPGLKADGDPNQLPTIAIVVSYDTFGTAPALSVGTDSNGSGVVALLEIARLFSLLYSNPKTRGRYNLLFGLTSGGPYNYNGTQKWLRSFDQRLRESIDYAICLNSIGSWDNELWIHVSKPPENAYIKQIFEGFSNVAKELGLEIGLKHKKINISNPRVAWEHEQFSRLRITAATLSELSVAPDILESTGGLSDNRYFVNETAIVRSIKLVAESIARHIYSHQGENIKVFADDSSLAVNPSYVKSWLDLLSQTPRVAPFLSKNDPFVMALKKELEDHAHEVNVQHEALDGMFTFYDSTKAKLNIYQVASVTFDLLLLLVLGSYLIVLFSFLVITTRGLDDLISLFRRPTSRKVKTA; this is translated from the exons ATGTTTCCCTTCAAATCGCGCCAGCCACAAATGCTGGACTCCATGTATTCCATGATCGCCCTCGTCTTCATTCTCGTCGCCTGCGTCGAGCTTTGTGACGCTGCCACCGTCGTCGACGTCTACCGTCTCATTCAGTACGACATCTCTGGCGTCCCCTTCGGATCTCGCCTCGCTACCCTCAATCATCACGCCGGCTCCTTGCATTTCACTCCTGGTGCCGATCTTTCGCGTACTGTCGTCATCATCCCTATTCGCGAACTCAACATTACTTTTGTCaaag AGTATATTACTCAAAGAAAGCCTCTGGGAGGATTGTTGTTTTTGCTTCCTCAAATCTTTGATTTTGAAGATAGAGGTGCCACGGTGAGTGAGGATCAGGTGCATGAAAAAGGGCTGATGAAGACTGTATTGGCAGAGCTTGAAAAATTACTTATACATGCCAACATACCT tatcCTGTGTATTTCGCTTTTGAGAATGATGACATTGATACTGTGTTGTCTGACATCAAGAGGAATGATGCAACTGGTCAACCAGCTACTGCAACTACTGGCGG ATACAAGTTTGTTGTCTCCGCACCAGAACCTAAGAGAATTGCATCTCCCACAATCACAAACATTCAG GGATGGTTACCAGGCTTGAAAGCAGATGGAGATCCAAATCAACTTCCAACCATTGCTATTGTAGTATCATATGATACATTTGGGACTGCTCCT GCATTATCAGTTGGAACTGATAGCAATGGAAGTGGCGTTGTGGCTCTTCTTGAAATAGCTAGGTTGTTTTCTCTTCTTTATTCAAATCCTAAGACAAGAGGAAGGTATAATTTACTTTTTGGGCTAACGTCTGGTGGACCTTATAACTACAATGGAACTCAAAAG TGGCTACGGAGCTTTGATCAACGCCTACGTGAGAGCATTGACTATGCTATTTGCTTAAATAGCATTGGCTCATGGGATAATGAATTGTGGATTCATGTGTCCAAGCCCCCAGAGAATGCATATATTAAACAAATTTTTGAA GGTTTCTCTAATGTAGCAAAAGAATTGGGCCTTGAAATTGGTCTAAAACACAAGAAAATCAATATTTCGAATCCTAGA GTAGCTTGGGAGCATGAACAATTTTCAAGGCTGAGGATCACTGCTGCCACCCTTTCTGAGCTCTCTGTGGCTCCTGATATTTTAGAAAGCACTGGAGGTCTTTCAGATAACAG ATATTTTGTAAATGAAACAGCAATCGTCAGAAGTATCAAGTTAGTTGCTGAGAGTATTGCG AGGCATATCTACAGTCATCAAGGAGAGAACATAAAAGTATTTGCGGATGACAGTAGTTTGGCTGTAAATCCTTCTTATGTAAAGTCATGGTTAGATCTATTGTCACAAACACCTCGAGTGGCACCATTTCTTTCAAAGAATGACCCATTTGTGATGGCATTGAAGAAG GAACTAGAAGATCATGCCCATGAAGTAAATGTACAACACGAAGCGCTTGATGGGATGTTCACATTCTATGACTCAACCAAAGCTAAGCTAAACATATATCAG GTTGCTAGTGTAACATTTGATTTGCTGTTGCTTCTGGTGCTGGGATCATATTTGATAGTTCTTTTTAGTTTTCTCGTCATCACAACTAGG GGTCTTGATGATCTTATAAGCTTATTCCGACGGCCTACCTCTCGTAAAGTGAAAACAGCTTGA